Genomic window (Luteibacter yeojuensis):
CGCGCACATCGTTGAGCTTGTTCAGGCCGAGGGCCTTGACGCTCAGGCGATGACGACCCTGTACGCCGCGCAAGCCCTTGACCAGGCGCACGCGGACGGTGCCGGCGGCGGCGGTTTCGTTCTTCTTAGCCATTGCCCAGCACCTCTTCGATCGTCTTGCCACGCTTGGCGGCGATACGCTTCGGCGAGGCGACGGCCTGCAGACCCTTGATCGTCGCGCGGACGAGGTTGATCGGGTTGCGCGAGCCGACGGCCTTCGCGAGCACGTTCTTCACGCCGACCACTTCGAGCACGGCGCGCATGGCACCGCCGGCGATGACGCCGGTACCCTCGGAAGCGGGCTGCATGAAGACGCGGGCCGCACCGTGGTTGGCCTTGATGGCGTACCACAGCGTGCCGTTGTTCAGTTCGATGCTCACCATGTTGCGGCGGGCGCGCTCCATGGCCTTGGAAATGGCGACCGGCACCTCGCGGGCCTTGCCGTAACCGAAGCCCACGCGACCCTCGCCGTCGCCGACCACGGTCAGCGCGGTGAAGCTCATCTGGCGGCCACCCTTGACGGTCTTGGCCACGCGGTTGACGGCGATCAGCTTTTCAAGCATGCCGTCCGAATTTTCGCGATCTGTCGAGGACATCTCTTTTCCTGGATAGCCCGGCGGAGCCGGGACTTCTGTTTACGGCTCGGTCGCCGCTTGGAGTTGTAGTTACATCGGGCGGCACCGGCCCCTGGAGGCCGATGCCGTGGCCTGACGCCTCTTAGAACTTGAGGCCGGCCTCACGCGCCGCGTCGGCGAGAGCCTTGATGCGACCGTGATAACGGAAACCCGAGCGGTCGAACGCGACGGCCTCGATGCCGGCGGCCTTGGCGCGCTCGGCGACGATGCGGCCAACGGTGCTGGCGGCTTCGACGTTCTTCTTGCTCTTGAGGCCTTCGGCCACCGACTTCTGCACGGTCGAGGCGGCTGCCACGACGGTGCCGTTCGGCGCGAAGACCTGGGCGTAGATGTGCTGACCGGTGCGGTGCACGCTCAGGCGGGCGACGGCGAGCTCACGGATGTGGGCGCGGGTCGACTTGGCGCGGCGCAGGCGGGATTCGTTCTTGTTCATCGTCTTGTCTCCAGGAAGCGGATAGGCCGATTAGGCCTTCTTGGCTTCCTTCAGGATGATCGTCTCGCCGGCGTAGCGGACGCCCTTGCCCTTGTAGGGCTCCGGCGAACGGAATGCGCGGATCTTCGCTGCCACCTGGCCCACGAGCTGCTTGTCGGCGCCCTTCACGAGGACTTCCGTCTGCGTCGGGACTTCGATGGTGATGCCTTCCGGCGCGTCGAACACGACCGGGTGCGAATAACCCAGCGACAGGTTGACGGACTTGCCGGTGAGCTGCGCGCGGTAACCCACGCCGACCAGCTCGAGCTTCTTCTCGAAGCCATTGGCGACGCCATGGACCATGTTGGCGACGATGGCGCGGGCGGTGCCGCCGAACTTGTCGTCGGCGCCGTCGGCGAGGACGATGTTCGCCACGCCATTCTCCTGCTGGAACGAGACGCCCGGCAGTTCATGGGTGGTCAGGGTGCCCTTCGGGCCCTTGACGGTGACGGTGCCGTTGGCGACCGAGAGTTCGACGCCCTTCGGGAGGGTGATGGGCTTCTTGGCTACACGTGACATGTCGGGACTCCTTACGCCACCTGGCCGATGACTTCGCCGCCCAGACCCTTGGCACGGGCCTGCGCATCGGTCAGGAGACCGGCGGAAGTCGAGATGATCGAGATACCCAGGCCGCCGAGGACCTTCG
Coding sequences:
- the rpmD gene encoding 50S ribosomal protein L30 — encoded protein: MAKKNETAAAGTVRVRLVKGLRGVQGRHRLSVKALGLNKLNDVRELKDSPQVRGLINTVYYLVRVEE
- the rpsE gene encoding 30S ribosomal protein S5, which encodes MSSTDRENSDGMLEKLIAVNRVAKTVKGGRQMSFTALTVVGDGEGRVGFGYGKAREVPVAISKAMERARRNMVSIELNNGTLWYAIKANHGAARVFMQPASEGTGVIAGGAMRAVLEVVGVKNVLAKAVGSRNPINLVRATIKGLQAVASPKRIAAKRGKTIEEVLGNG
- the rplF gene encoding 50S ribosomal protein L6, with the translated sequence MSRVAKKPITLPKGVELSVANGTVTVKGPKGTLTTHELPGVSFQQENGVANIVLADGADDKFGGTARAIVANMVHGVANGFEKKLELVGVGYRAQLTGKSVNLSLGYSHPVVFDAPEGITIEVPTQTEVLVKGADKQLVGQVAAKIRAFRSPEPYKGKGVRYAGETIILKEAKKA
- the rplR gene encoding 50S ribosomal protein L18 yields the protein MNKNESRLRRAKSTRAHIRELAVARLSVHRTGQHIYAQVFAPNGTVVAAASTVQKSVAEGLKSKKNVEAASTVGRIVAERAKAAGIEAVAFDRSGFRYHGRIKALADAAREAGLKF